In the genome of uncultured Fibrobacter sp., one region contains:
- the sstT gene encoding serine/threonine transporter SstT has translation MFKKILDKYNGVKLNYRICIAIVIGTLLGILLPGQKWIGELGVLFVGAMKGIAPILVFVLIVNSLSAGKTSLDRRFGKAFAYYMVSTVLASVVAVSASFLFPQNLQLAQEATTSATLPKGIGEILNNLLVRAVSNPFEAITEANYIGILVWAIIFGFAIKIHASDSTKELLQDVTKSVTAIVHWLINLAPLGIIGLIHSSIAANGIGIFKTYGMLIAVLAGAMVFTTFIIAPLVISFAIKQDPYPLVIYCLKESGITALFTRSSAANIPVNMDVCEKLKLDREFYSVSIPLGATINMNGAAITIAIMTLAAANTLGISVSFPTALMLCIIASIGACGASGIAGGSLFLIPMACSFLGISNDVAMQVVAVGFIIGAVQDSLETALNSSTDVMYTAAAEYSGWVAEGKHLPRRFR, from the coding sequence ATGTTCAAAAAGATTCTTGATAAATACAACGGCGTTAAGCTGAACTACCGTATCTGTATTGCCATCGTCATTGGCACTCTCCTCGGAATCCTACTCCCTGGACAAAAATGGATTGGCGAACTGGGCGTCCTGTTTGTAGGCGCCATGAAGGGCATTGCCCCAATTCTCGTGTTCGTATTGATCGTAAACTCGCTTTCTGCAGGCAAGACCTCGCTTGACCGACGATTCGGAAAGGCATTCGCCTATTACATGGTCAGCACCGTATTGGCCTCCGTTGTCGCAGTCAGTGCCAGTTTCTTGTTCCCGCAGAACCTGCAACTAGCACAAGAAGCTACTACCTCCGCCACATTGCCCAAAGGCATCGGCGAAATCCTGAACAACTTGCTCGTCCGTGCGGTTTCGAACCCCTTCGAAGCCATTACCGAGGCAAACTATATCGGTATTCTCGTGTGGGCAATCATTTTCGGTTTTGCCATCAAGATTCACGCCAGCGATTCTACCAAGGAACTCCTGCAAGACGTTACCAAGTCCGTCACGGCCATTGTCCATTGGCTCATTAATTTGGCACCACTCGGTATTATCGGCTTGATTCATTCTTCCATTGCCGCCAACGGTATCGGAATTTTCAAGACCTACGGCATGCTGATTGCCGTCCTTGCCGGCGCCATGGTCTTTACCACCTTCATTATTGCACCGCTGGTCATCAGTTTTGCCATTAAGCAAGACCCCTACCCGCTCGTGATTTACTGTCTCAAAGAAAGCGGCATCACCGCCCTCTTTACTCGAAGCTCGGCAGCCAACATTCCCGTGAACATGGATGTCTGCGAAAAGCTCAAGCTCGACCGTGAATTCTATTCAGTTTCGATTCCGCTGGGGGCGACCATCAACATGAACGGAGCCGCCATCACGATTGCCATTATGACCTTGGCCGCCGCCAATACGCTCGGCATTTCGGTCAGTTTCCCGACAGCCCTGATGCTTTGCATCATCGCCAGTATCGGTGCTTGCGGTGCAAGCGGTATTGCAGGCGGTTCCCTGTTCCTGATTCCTATGGCCTGCTCCTTCCTCGGCATTTCAAACGATGTCGCCATGCAGGTCGTCGCAGTCGGATTTATCATTGGTGCTGTCCAGGATAGCCTTGAAACCGCCCTCAACTCTTCGACCGACGTGATGTACACCGCCGCGGCCGAATACAGCGGATGGGTCGCCGAAGGCAAACACCTCCCCCGCCGTTTCCGCTAA
- the ispG gene encoding (E)-4-hydroxy-3-methylbut-2-enyl-diphosphate synthase translates to MTKFSEFPYVADRFNAVRRETVQVRVGDALIGGNAPILVQSMTTTKPKDVERTVAETLALAKVGCGLVRITAPTFADAQGLEEVMKQVRAAGCKVPVSADIHFQPKAAFEALKWVEKVRINPGNFVDTGILTLDQQTDKTFEEGKEKVAEAFTPFVQEAKRLGRAIRIGVNHGSLAARMIYRYGDTVEGMVESAMEYLAVCEAEHFDQVVLSLKSSNPRVAIAAYRMLAARIKQEGFKPYPFHVGVTEAGAGADGRLKSAAGIGALLLDGLADTIRVSLTEDPVAEVPVAQELIKACALPTKPVSYAVPVLEKDPYHYERRVTDTVKVSGVEIGGSNPVKVGVKADAIALTGERRNAEFALPSLAEKPVVEFKDAMDIAGFAQNPAAVPAGSVFCYTGAEMVAGVRALAAALDAAGRKDPILLYAKINDNERETLRVSADIGSLVTDGLGDAVVIDGYKGAKESVLLAFDILQAAYCRRSKTNFISCPSCGRTLYDIQQVMGKIKARFGHLSDISIGIMGCIVNGPGEMADADFGYVGGGPGRITLFEGKTAVKKNIPEEDAIEELVNLIKERGRWVEP, encoded by the coding sequence ACCACCACCAAGCCCAAGGATGTGGAGCGTACGGTGGCAGAAACTTTGGCTCTTGCCAAGGTGGGTTGCGGACTCGTCCGTATTACCGCCCCGACATTTGCAGATGCACAGGGCCTTGAAGAAGTCATGAAGCAGGTGCGTGCCGCCGGTTGCAAGGTTCCGGTTTCTGCCGACATCCACTTCCAGCCCAAGGCCGCTTTCGAAGCCCTCAAGTGGGTCGAAAAGGTACGCATCAATCCGGGTAACTTTGTCGATACTGGAATTTTAACGCTTGACCAGCAGACGGACAAGACTTTTGAAGAAGGCAAGGAAAAGGTCGCCGAAGCCTTTACGCCGTTCGTGCAAGAGGCCAAGCGCCTCGGTCGCGCCATCCGCATTGGCGTGAACCACGGTTCGCTTGCCGCCCGTATGATTTACCGCTACGGCGACACGGTGGAAGGCATGGTGGAAAGCGCCATGGAATACTTGGCCGTGTGCGAAGCCGAACATTTTGACCAGGTGGTCCTGAGCCTCAAGAGCAGTAACCCGCGCGTGGCCATTGCCGCCTACCGCATGCTCGCCGCCCGCATCAAGCAAGAAGGCTTTAAGCCGTACCCGTTCCACGTGGGTGTCACGGAAGCGGGCGCGGGTGCCGACGGACGACTGAAGTCGGCCGCGGGCATCGGCGCACTGTTGCTTGATGGTCTTGCCGACACTATCCGCGTATCGCTCACCGAAGATCCGGTGGCCGAAGTCCCGGTGGCACAGGAACTCATCAAGGCATGCGCACTCCCGACTAAGCCGGTGAGCTACGCGGTGCCAGTTCTCGAAAAAGACCCATATCATTACGAACGCCGCGTGACCGATACCGTGAAGGTTTCGGGCGTAGAAATCGGCGGATCTAACCCGGTGAAAGTCGGCGTGAAGGCCGATGCAATTGCTCTCACCGGCGAACGCCGCAATGCTGAATTCGCTTTGCCTAGCCTCGCTGAAAAGCCGGTTGTAGAATTCAAGGACGCCATGGATATCGCGGGCTTTGCCCAGAATCCGGCTGCCGTGCCTGCCGGTTCCGTGTTCTGCTACACGGGAGCCGAGATGGTCGCTGGCGTACGCGCCCTTGCTGCTGCACTTGATGCAGCAGGTCGCAAAGACCCAATTTTGCTTTACGCCAAGATTAACGACAACGAACGTGAAACGCTCCGCGTTTCCGCCGACATCGGAAGCCTCGTGACGGACGGTCTTGGCGATGCCGTCGTAATCGACGGTTACAAGGGCGCTAAGGAAAGCGTTCTTCTCGCCTTCGATATTCTGCAGGCCGCCTACTGCCGCCGCAGCAAGACGAATTTTATCAGCTGCCCGAGCTGCGGCCGCACCCTCTATGACATCCAGCAGGTCATGGGCAAGATCAAGGCTCGCTTCGGACATCTCTCTGACATTTCCATTGGCATCATGGGCTGTATCGTGAACGGCCCGGGCGAAATGGCGGACGCCGACTTCGGCTACGTCGGTGGCGGCCCCGGCCGCATCACCCTGTTCGAAGGCAAGACGGCCGTCAAGAAGAACATCCCCGAAGAAGATGCCATCGAAGAATTGGTGAACCTCATCAAGGAACGCGGTCGCTGGGTTGAACCGTAA
- a CDS encoding long-chain fatty acid--CoA ligase: MEPLQYTSLAHLFFANCDRENFAGWSHRKHGKWINFTGRRLRRETQYLALAFRARGLVAGKSIGIVAESCPEWIMADVATQLNQAKVVPLFPNISAENFNYQCDDASVQVLVLNMLSDLDPSIGALMPRFKVVICIDKKSELPPNGVYWEDLVKEGEVLSREPESSFWLNQQMHSLNPDDVFSILYTSGSTGVPKGVELTHRNMISQIQVIKRDFLRLNRESDCALVILPVAHAFERMTIYFYTLCGIKVYFVDSPRHTAEIIREIHPTVMTVVPRILERLFESMTVAGEKMHGIQKRFFVHAISYAKRHNPLEKRGLLAKIYDRLVYSKLRDALGGNFRTVISGGGALNKSICRFLLNVGINVTEGYGLTECSPVVSVNKLGMARPGSVGLPLSHLQVKIGEHSEVLVKGESVFKGYRNRPDLNKDIFTEDGFFKTGDQGYFDRDGYLYLTGRLKELLKTSTGKYVSPNPIELELGRHVLVEQALVIANDRKFASALIFLNSVNAKRFLQRTGKDFSVEKALKSKRIFESINRHVERVNSKLNHWEQIRKWTLIGDELTVESGLLTPTLKIRRTVAEARYAEEIEKMYKD; encoded by the coding sequence ATGGAACCGCTGCAATACACATCGCTTGCGCATCTGTTTTTTGCAAACTGCGATAGAGAGAATTTCGCAGGGTGGTCCCATCGTAAACACGGGAAATGGATCAATTTTACGGGACGACGCCTCCGTCGAGAGACCCAGTATCTGGCCCTTGCCTTTAGGGCCCGCGGACTTGTGGCGGGTAAAAGTATCGGGATTGTGGCCGAAAGTTGCCCGGAATGGATCATGGCCGATGTGGCCACGCAGTTGAACCAAGCGAAGGTGGTGCCCCTTTTCCCGAATATTTCGGCCGAGAATTTCAATTACCAGTGCGATGACGCCTCGGTGCAGGTGCTTGTGCTGAACATGCTTTCGGACTTGGATCCTTCCATTGGCGCCTTGATGCCGCGATTTAAAGTGGTCATCTGTATTGACAAAAAGTCCGAACTCCCGCCGAATGGAGTCTACTGGGAAGATCTTGTGAAAGAAGGCGAAGTGCTGTCGCGGGAGCCGGAATCTTCGTTTTGGCTGAACCAGCAGATGCATTCGCTGAATCCGGACGATGTGTTCTCGATTCTTTATACCAGCGGTTCGACTGGGGTTCCGAAGGGCGTTGAACTCACGCATCGGAACATGATTTCGCAAATCCAGGTTATCAAGCGGGATTTTTTGCGTTTGAATCGCGAGTCGGATTGCGCCTTGGTCATACTGCCTGTGGCGCATGCCTTTGAACGCATGACGATTTATTTTTATACGTTGTGCGGAATCAAGGTTTACTTTGTGGATTCTCCGCGCCACACAGCTGAAATCATTCGTGAAATTCACCCGACGGTCATGACGGTGGTGCCGCGTATTTTGGAACGCCTGTTTGAAAGCATGACGGTTGCCGGCGAAAAAATGCACGGGATTCAGAAGCGTTTTTTTGTACATGCGATTTCGTATGCCAAAAGGCATAATCCGCTCGAAAAGAGAGGCCTTCTCGCTAAAATCTACGACAGGCTTGTTTATAGCAAGTTGCGCGATGCCTTGGGCGGTAATTTCCGTACGGTGATTTCGGGCGGCGGGGCTTTGAACAAGTCTATTTGCAGGTTCCTTTTGAATGTGGGCATTAACGTAACCGAAGGCTACGGGCTTACGGAATGTTCGCCGGTGGTGAGCGTGAATAAGCTCGGAATGGCGCGGCCAGGGAGCGTTGGGCTTCCGCTTTCGCACTTGCAGGTGAAAATTGGCGAACACAGCGAGGTCCTTGTTAAAGGCGAAAGCGTGTTCAAGGGCTATCGCAATCGGCCCGACTTGAACAAGGATATCTTTACCGAAGACGGTTTCTTTAAAACGGGCGACCAAGGCTACTTTGACCGCGACGGCTATTTGTACTTGACAGGGCGCCTCAAGGAACTTTTGAAAACGAGTACGGGCAAGTACGTGAGCCCGAATCCGATTGAACTGGAACTCGGTCGCCATGTTCTGGTGGAACAGGCGCTCGTGATTGCAAACGACCGCAAGTTCGCTTCGGCGTTGATCTTCTTGAATTCGGTGAATGCCAAGCGATTCCTGCAGCGCACGGGCAAAGATTTTAGCGTCGAGAAGGCGTTAAAGTCCAAGCGAATTTTTGAATCTATAAACCGCCATGTCGAGCGTGTTAATAGCAAATTGAACCATTGGGAACAAATCCGCAAGTGGACTTTGATCGGTGATGAACTCACCGTTGAATCGGGGCTTTTGACGCCCACCTTAAAAATTCGGCGCACCGTCGCCGAAGCGCGGTACGCCGAAGAAATTGAAAAGATGTATAAGGACTAA
- a CDS encoding phosphoglycerate dehydrogenase has translation MATIKTMNNISKKGLSLFGSFYQVSDSIENPDAILVRSAQVDTDNFDGLLAVARAGAGVNNITIDKASAKGICVFNTPGANANAVAELVMTVLGMAVRNVDKAAAWVKNLDTTDPDLAKTVESGKKKFAGMELAGKTLGVIGLGKIGVLVANYARWKNMRVIAYEPYPNAANMHELSNKVEIADLDTVIAKSDFLTVHVPFIKGVTENLLNRKNLAGFKGSYIMNFARGGIVEMAPVNEMLASGSLQGYLCDFPDADLIKNDKVTCFPHLGASTEEAEENCAVMAVEELKDYIEYGCVRNSVNFPALVDHPHSGVKSRVVVINQDVPNMISEITKVFGAEGINIASFSNKSNGKIGYNLVDVESKVDDSIVEKLSKLDKVIKVRVIHF, from the coding sequence ATGGCAACTATTAAGACGATGAACAATATTTCCAAGAAAGGCTTGAGCCTGTTTGGCTCGTTCTACCAGGTTTCCGATTCTATCGAAAATCCGGATGCCATCTTGGTGCGTTCCGCCCAGGTTGATACCGACAACTTTGACGGCCTGCTGGCTGTCGCCCGCGCCGGCGCTGGCGTGAACAACATCACCATCGACAAGGCTTCTGCAAAGGGCATCTGCGTGTTCAATACTCCGGGTGCAAACGCCAACGCCGTTGCCGAACTCGTGATGACCGTGCTCGGCATGGCCGTCCGAAACGTGGACAAGGCCGCTGCTTGGGTCAAGAACCTCGACACCACCGACCCGGACCTCGCAAAGACCGTCGAAAGCGGCAAGAAGAAGTTTGCTGGTATGGAACTCGCTGGCAAGACCCTCGGCGTGATTGGCCTCGGCAAGATCGGCGTGCTCGTCGCTAACTATGCCCGTTGGAAGAACATGCGCGTCATCGCTTACGAACCGTATCCGAACGCCGCCAACATGCACGAACTTTCCAACAAGGTAGAAATTGCCGACCTCGACACCGTGATTGCGAAGTCTGACTTCCTCACCGTGCACGTTCCGTTCATCAAGGGCGTGACCGAAAACTTGCTCAACCGCAAGAACCTCGCCGGCTTCAAGGGCAGCTACATCATGAACTTCGCCCGCGGCGGTATCGTGGAAATGGCTCCGGTCAACGAAATGCTCGCTTCTGGCTCTCTCCAGGGCTACCTCTGCGACTTCCCGGATGCTGACCTCATCAAGAACGACAAGGTGACTTGCTTCCCGCACCTCGGCGCTTCTACCGAAGAAGCCGAAGAAAACTGCGCCGTGATGGCCGTCGAAGAATTGAAGGACTACATCGAATACGGTTGCGTCCGCAATTCCGTGAACTTCCCCGCCCTCGTTGACCACCCGCATTCCGGCGTCAAGAGCCGCGTCGTGGTCATCAACCAGGACGTTCCGAACATGATTTCTGAAATCACGAAGGTGTTCGGTGCCGAAGGCATCAACATTGCTTCTTTCAGCAACAAGAGCAATGGCAAGATCGGCTACAACCTCGTTGACGTGGAAAGCAAGGTCGATGACTCTATCGTCGAAAAGCTCTCCAAGCTCGACAAGGTCATCAAGGTCCGCGTCATCCATTTCTAA